The Symphalangus syndactylus isolate Jambi chromosome 11, NHGRI_mSymSyn1-v2.1_pri, whole genome shotgun sequence genome contains a region encoding:
- the LOC129492645 gene encoding LOW QUALITY PROTEIN: golgin subfamily A member 2-like (The sequence of the model RefSeq protein was modified relative to this genomic sequence to represent the inferred CDS: inserted 1 base in 1 codon; substituted 1 base at 1 genomic stop codon) — MEACRQIQLERDTFAEILKGERVTWQQRMNQMSEQMRTLREKKECIMNRLQEMETSLVELRKQMTELPALAPLARPSEVEQQLPEEAEHLREELESLAGQLQAQVQDNEGLSHLNWEQEELERVAEPLGKQVEECRRILQTMXDHTAVSHTLSQTCEVKEKLAELQIAFIKLVFLQVEVKSQEPQSVQQQQDQSLGHLQQYVAACQQLSSEMETLHRQLLLQTQLMDQLQQQEAMAEMAHQELGGPSXAPGSCQPENQQLQAQLSLMTLPGEGMGDHSEEEEGKEEKEEEAPWPMPSILQDLESQESMVAFLTSAVASADREQARLRGQLKEPASGPMPTAQKQPEAAAPAPGTGIDSVCGETHRALQGAMEKLQSCFMQLTQEKVDLKERVEELEHRCIQLSGETDTIGETTPPSLSQGAALKEQHREEEEHIHRLAQDKEEIKVKLLELQELVLRLVGNRNEGHGRFLAAAHEPAPGAPAPRSSGLAREAGSVLRALLPLSKHLCQVSLTGSVEPAQGEAGEGSPRDNPTALQIMQLFGEMQNAQERPGLGSIPCILFFYQADKNHEVKLPSSESQLPSAKPGEGGLEAPPPPCPSYPFPVTPLPLE, encoded by the exons ATGGAGGCATGTAGACAAATACAGCTGGAGAGAGATACATTTGCTGAGATTCTTAAAGGAGAGAGAGTCACGTGGCAGCAGAGGATGAATCAGATGTCGGAGCAA ATGCGCACACTGAGGGAGAAGAAGGAGTGTATTATGAATCGGTTACAGGAGATGGAGACAAGCTTGGTGGAATTGAGAAAACAGATGA CTGAACTCCCAGCCCTGGCACCCCTAGCAAGGCCCTCCGAGGTGGAGCAGCAGCTACCAGAGGAGGCTGAGCACCTCAGGGAGGAGCTGGAGAGTCTGGCAGGACAGCTCCAAGCCCAGGTACAGGACAATGAGGGCTTGAGTCACCTGAACTGGGAGCAGGAGGAGCTGGAGCGGGTGGCTGAGCCCTTGGGGAAGCAAGTGGAGGAGTGCAGACGAATCCTACAGACCA GGGACCACACTGCTGTCAGCCACACGCTCTCCCAGACCTGTGAGGTCAAGGAAAAGCTGGCTGAGCTGCAGATTGCCTTCATAAAGCTG GTCTTCCTGCAGGTAGAGGTGAAAAGCCAAGAGCCTCAGAGTGTGCAGCAGCAGCAAGACCAGTCCCTGGGTCACCTGCAGCAGTACGTGGCTGCCTGTCAGCAGCTGAGCTCTGAGATGGAGACACTGCACAGACAGTTACTGCTGCAGACCCAGCTCATGGaccagctgcagcagcaggaagCGATGGCCGAGATGGCCCACCAAGAGTTGGGGGGGCCCAGTT GAGCACCTGGAAGCTGCCAGCCAGAGAACCAGCAGCTACAGGCCCAGCTGAGCCTCATGACTCTCCCTGGGGAAGGTATGGGGGACCactcagaggaagaggaggga aaggaggagaaggaggaggaggcaccTTGGCCCATGCCGAGCATCCTGCAGGACCTGGAAAGCCAGGAGTCCATG GTGGCATTTTTAACATCAGCTGTAGCCAGTGCAGACAGGGAGCAGGCTCGGCTCCGTGGGCAGCTGAAGGAGCCTGCTTCTGGGCCCATGCCAACAG CCCAGAAGCAGCCAgaagcagcagccccagccccagggacTGGGATCGATTCTGTGTGTGGGGAGACCCACCGGGCCCTGCAGGGGGCCATGGAGAAACTGCAG AGCTGCTTTATGCAGCTGACGCAGGAAAAGGTGGACCTGAAGGAGCGGGTGGAGGAGCTGGAACATCGCTGCATCCAGCTCTCTGGAGAGACAGACACCATCGGTGAG ACTACACCGCCCTCTCTCAGCCAGGGGGCAGCGCTGAAGGAGCAGCACCGAGAGGAGGAGGAGCACATCCACAGGCTAGCCCAGGACAAGGAGGAGATCAAG GTGAAGCTGCTGGAGCTGCAGGAGCTGGTGTTGCGGCTTGTGGGCAACAGGAACGAGGGCCATGGCAGATTCCTGGCAGCTGCTCATGAGCCAGCTCCAGGGGCCCCAGCCCCCCGGAGCTCAGGGCT AGCAAGGGAGGCTGGCAGTGTGCTCAgagccctcctccctctctccaaaCATCTTTGCCAGGTGAGCCTCACCGGCAGCGTGGAGCCTGCACAAGGAGAGGCCGGGGAGGGTTCTCCCCGCGACAACCCCACTGCACTGCAGATCATGCAGCTGTTTGGTGAGATGCAGAACGCTCAGGAGCGCCCAGGCTTGGGCAGCATCCCCTGCATTCTGTTTTTCTACCAGGCTGACAAGAACCATGAGGTAAAATTACCCTCATCGGAAAGCCAGTTGCCTTCAGCAAAGCCAGGAGAAGGGGGGCTGGAGGCCCCGCCCCCACCATGTCCCTCCTACCCCTTTCCAGTCACCCCTTTACCCTTAGAGTAA
- the LOC129493326 gene encoding protein FAM90A5-like, translating into MAGRKVSVPEACLACHLWGALPISLQEGVSRPVCAILDLKGPSGETAPWRRLLGFQAFEQDTAKGPQAEHSVPRNPWVLCDHHSIWKMPQLCQAAPLESKESRPVPLHTTSKRPRVDPVLTDCSATKMSDRGSVSASLSPLRNASLSSSSGLGPKERQTGAAADIPQPAVRHRGPGPLLVGKPTDSSPEGGCREVPQGASKTHGLLQVTSPQAQDKCPALTSQPCPPAATHSLGLGSNLSFRPGAKRPVQAPIQACLNFPKIPRLGPFQIPENAIQGGELGAPESLQPAPAVTDLGPSTSPQMGRRTPAQVPSIDRQPPHSRPCLPTAQACTMSHHPAASHDGTRPLRVLFRRLENGWWSSSLLTAPSFHSPEKPGAFLAQSPHVSEKSEGPCVRFPTSVLYEDLQVSSSSEDSDSDLE; encoded by the exons ATGGCAGGAAGGAAGGTATCAGTGCCCGAGGCCTGCTTAGCATGCCACCTCTGGGGAGCCCTCCCCATTTCACTCCAGGAAGGCGTCTCCCGTCCCGTCTGTGCCATCCTCGACCTCAAGGGCCCATCTGGAGAGACAGCTCCCTGGAGGAGACTTCTTGGGTTCCAGGCCTTTGAACAGG ATACTGCTAAGGGCCCCCAAGCTGAACATTCAGTCCCCAGGAACCCGTGGGTACTGTGTGACCATCACTCCATATGGAAGATGCCTCAGCTTTGTCAGGCTGCTCCACTGGAGTCCAAGGAG agcaggccagtgccgctccacacaaccagtaagaggccacgcgtggaccctgtcctcactgattgCTCAGCTACCAaaatgtctgacaggggctcCGTCTCGGCTTCACTATCTCCCCTCAGAAACGCCAGTCTGAGCTCCTCCTCAGGTCTTGGACCAAAGgaacgacagacaggggctgcggccgacatccctcagcctgcagtcaggcaccggGGTCCGGGGCCTCTCCTCGTGGGGAAGCCGACAGACAGCAGCCctgagggtggctgccgagaagttccccagggtGCCTCcaaaacccacggcctgctccaggtcACCAGCCCCCAGGCACAAGACAAatgtcccgcgctgacctcacagccctgcccaccagccgccacgcacagcttgggcctaggctccaatctcagcttcaggccaggagccaagaggcctgtccaggctccgattcaggcttgcctgaacttccccaagataccgagactgggtcccttccagatccccgaaaacgccatccagggaggtgagctgggGGCCCCGGAGTCTCTCCAACCTGCGCCAGCCGTAACCGACCTTGGACcaagtacgtcgccccagatgggcaggaggacacccgcccaggtgcccagcatcgaccggcagcctccgcacagcagaccttgcctgcctactgcccaggcctgcaccatGTCCCatcacccagcggccagccatgaTGGGAcccggcctctcagagtgctcttccggagactggaaaacggatggtggagctccagcctcctgacagctccctcatttcactctcctgagaagccgggagccttcctcgctcagagccctcatgtctcagagaagtctgagGGTCCCTGTGTTCGTTTCCCcacgagtgtcctctatgaggaccttcaggtttcctcctcctcagaggacagcgattctgacctggagtga